AGGAGAAAAACGGCGTGGGCCTGGGCTTCATGTCGTTCTTCACCAAGGCCGTGTGCGTGGCCCTGAAAGAGTGGCCCGCCGTAAACGCCCAAATCGACGGCACTGACTTGGTGTACAACGACTTTTGCGACATCAGCATCGCCGTGTCGGCCCCCAAGGGCTTGGTGGTGCCCGTGATCCGCAACGCCGAACAGCTCTCGTTTGACGGCATTGAAAAAGAAGTAGTGCGCCTGGCTGTGCTGGCCCGCGACAATAAACTCACCATCGAGCAGATGACGGGCGGCACGTTCACCATCACCAACGGTGGCGTTTTCGGCTCGATGCTGAGCACGCCCATTATCAACGCCCCGCAGTCGGCCATCCTGGGGATGCACAACATCATCCAGCGCCCCATCGCCGAGAACGGCCAAGTGGTGATTCGGCCCATGATGTACCTGGCCCTCAGCTACGACCACCGCATCATCGACGGCCGCGAATCCGTCAGCTTTCTGGTGCGGGTGAAGGAGTTGCTCGAAGACCCCACCCGCCTGCTGCTGGGCGTGTAGGGCCCCCAGCGGGTAGCGTAAAAAAACCAGCCTTCGGGCCGCGGTTTCCGTTAAGGCTACGGGCCGGGCACATGCGCCCGGCCCGTAGCCTTAACTTTTTTATGAAAGCCAAGAAACCGAAAGCCGCCAAGTTCAACAAGGACGCTAACTGGCCCAAGCCAGCGCCCACCGCCCGCTTCTGGCCCGTACTGGGCCTAGCCGCCCTGTCGGGCATGCGCACCACCAGCGGCCCCACCTTCCTCAGCCACTACCTGAGTAGGCAGGCCCGGCCCAAGGGCTTGGCCAAGTCACCGCTTCGTTTCCTGCAAAACGCCACCGTGGCTAGCACCCTCAAGGGCCTGCTGGGCCTGGAGTTCGTGGGCGACAAGTCGCCCAAAACGGGCAACCGCACCGAGCCCCAGCAGCTGGGGGCCCGGGCTGCCTCGGGGGCCCTGGTGGGGGCCACGCTCTACAAAGCCCGCGGCGGCAACGCCCTGAGCGGGGCCCTGGTGGGCAGCCTGGGGGCGGTGGCCTCCACATTCCTCACGTTCTGGCTGCGCAAAACCATCAGCGAGCGCACGCATACCCACACGTCGCTCGTGGGCCTGGGTGAAGACGCGCTGGTGGTAGCCGGCGGCTCAGCCTGGGTGGCGGCGCAGGCCAAGAAATAGGGGCCCGGCAAGTGGTTGCCGCGACGGCAACGCCCGGCGTGCAGGTTTGCACGCCGGGCTTTTTTTGCTTAGACCAACCGTACGGGGTAAAACAGCTTCGCTATGAATTTTCCTGCCAGCTAAGCTGCTCAAAATGCCCTCGCCGACTTGCCGTAGCTGCTGGCGGTGATGGCCGCCACCTCTTGCATGACCCCAGCCCCGCACTCGAACTCGCCGGCCATCAACCCCAACACGACGACGGCCCGCAACACAGCGGTGGCCAAGTAAAAGCAGAAGGCCGTGGCCGCCCTGCAAGCTGCAACGCGAGACGGTCAAGGACCTCCTGCTTAACTTGACCAACCAGCTGCACCTGCTCAAGCCCAGCACCAGCGCCACCAAGTTCATCTGCCTGGTGGTGAGCACGCGCGGCACCCACCTGGCCATGGCCTGCGAATCCTACGCGCCAACGCAGAATACCTCAATTATTGGGATAAAGAAACCCAAAGAGCCCAGCCATGATACGGCTGGGCTCTTTGGGTTTTATGGGGCCCCGGGGGCCCCCGGGGCCCCCGAGGCGGCCGGTTTCGCCGTACCTTTGGGCATTCAACCGACCTTTTCGCTTTATATGAACCAGTACGACGTTACGGTAATCGGTAGCGGCCCCGGCGGCTACGTAGCGGCCATTCGCTGCGCCCAGCTCGGCTTCAAAACCGCTCTGATCGAGAAATACCCCACCCTGGGCGGCACCTGCCTCAACGTGGGTTGCATTCCGAGCAAGGCGCTGCTCGACAGCACCGAGCATTACCACAACGCGCATACCACGTTCAAGGAGCACGGCATCGAGCTGGACAACCTCCAGGTGAACATGCCGCAGATGATTGACCGCAAGACCGGCGTGGTGAAGGCCAACGTGGATGGCATCGCCTACCTGATGAAGAAGAACAAAATCGACGTGCTGCAAGGCCTCGGCTCGTTCGTTGACAAAAACCATATCAGCATTGCGCCCACCAGCGGCGGCGAAGCCCAAACGATTGAAACCAAGAACGTCATCATCGCCACCGGCTCGAAGCCCACGGTACTGCCGTTCATCCAGCAGGACAAGCAGCGCATCATCACCAGCACCGAGGCCCTGAACATCCGCGAGGTGCCGGGCAGCATGGTGGTGGTGGGCGGCGGCGTCATCGGCCTAGAGCTGGCCTCGGTGTACGCCCGCCTGGGCACCAAGGTGTCCATTGTGGAATACACCGATAGCATCATCCCGACGATGGATTTGTCGTTGGGCAAGGAGCTGAAGCGGGTGCTGGGCAAAATCGGCATTCAGTTCTACATGAGCCACAAGGTGACCGGAGCCGTCCGCCAGGGCGATACCGTGACTGTGACGGCTACCTCGCCCAAGGGCGAAGAAATCAAGCTGGAGGGCGACTACTGCCTCGTGGCCGTGGGCCGCTCGCCCTACACGGCGGGCCTGAACCTGGAAGCCGCCGGCGTGCAGATGGAAGAGCGCGGCCGCATCAAAGTCGACGCGCATTTGCAAACCAACGTGCCGGGCATCTACGCCATCGGCGACGTGGTGCGCGGGGCCATGCTGGCCCACAAAGCCGAGGAGGAAGGCACGTTCGTGGCCGAAACCATCGCTGGCCAGAAGCCGCACATCAACTACCTGCTCATCCCCGGCGTGGTGTACACCTGGCCCGAGGTAGCCGGTGTGGGCTACACCGAGGAGCAGCTGAAGCAGGACGGCAAGGCCTACAAAGTGGGCTCGTTCCCCTTCAAAGCCAGCGGCCGCGCCCGCGCCAGCATGGACACCGACGGCTTCGTGAAGGTGCTGGCCGACAAGACGACCGACGAAATCCTGGGCGTGCACATGATCGGGCCCCGCATCGCCGACCTCATCGCCGAGGCCGTGACGGCCATGGAGTTCCGCGCCTCCGCCGAGGACGTGGCCCGCATGAGCCACGCCCACCCCACCTACGCCGAGGCCATGAAAGAAGCCTGCCTCGCCGCGACCGAAAACCGCGCCATCCACATGTAATTGTGCGCTTTCTTTGTCTTTATGCGCACAAGACAAAATCTGAGCAACGGCAGCCGACTAGCAATAGCGGCTGCCGTTGTTTTTTTGGTGGGTTGTAAAACTAAGCAGCCTGTTCAGATTCAGATACCAGCTCCTGAGTCGAAAACAATGGCAGCATCAGTGCTTTTTGTAATGCCAACTGCAATGACCAATACTGTAATTCGTGATAGTATTGGTCCACTACAATTGGCTTGGCAGCAGGTTGACCTATTAGGGATGCGAGCGGCGCCTGAAAGCGGAATGAAGATTGATACCCTCCTCGGACGCTTTCTGGAAGTGCGAGAAGTGGAGCAAGCACCCCGGCTTTTTTACAAGTCAAGCTCAGTTTCAAATACCTGGATTGAAATTGACATGGCTCTTCCAGAGTTGGATGGCGACCATTGGCGTAGTGGCAATGTTAACATTTCCTTGGACACGGCCAATTTGGACAGTCAGGGAGGACCCGAAATTTTAGTGACAGCTGAAACTTATAGTATGGGCTCCGGGAGTGGAGGCCGATGGGTCTACAAAGCCGTGTTAGATATTTCCAACAAACCGATTTTACTATTGCGAGGCTGGACCGAGGTAGAGGACGAAAGACACGGTGAAGGCAGTGAGGGCACGCTGGTTGATGAGCTGGACGTAATCTGTGGCCGGGAAGTAGTCATGCGTAACCACGAGATAGTCGTTGGGCCAATTAAAAAGGTTGGTAAGCCAGATTCAACTACTTGCGCTACGCTGACTGCCTTACCACTAGGCCGCTACCGATATCAGAATGGCAAGGTAATGCGCGTTGGAAAATAAAATACAAAGCGCCCAAGGCTCCTTCTGCCTCTGCTGCTTTTTCTCTACCTTAGCCTGGTGACAAAAGCCGACCACATCGCCTATTGGGTGAATGCCGCCGACCAAAACTGGCAAGAGGTAGGCACTATGTTCACGGCCGGCATTTATGTGCCGTGCCTATTCTGGGCGCACCTGACCATCGAAAAGCTGGCTAAGGCGCTCTGGGTGAAAGATAATATAGGTGATACGCCGCCCTTCACGCATAATATTGCCCGGTTGCTGGCCGATACGCAATTGTTATTGACGCCAGCTCAGGCCACGTTTGTGCAGCAATTGAATACTTTTCAGTTGGAGGGACGCTACGAAAGCTACACGGCCAACCTGCGCCAGCAAGCCACTAAAGTTTTTACCCAAACGGTGCTGCAAGACGTAACCGACCTCCGCCAATGCTTACTCAATCAGTTGCCCTAGAACGGGTCAAATTATTTGCTGAAAGCATTCGTGGCCAACATGTTTCGTTGCGAAAAGTAATTCTGTTCGGCTCCTACGCCCGCAACGAGCAACGCCAATTTTCGGATATTGACGTGGCCTTGGTGGCTGATGAGTTCACTGGGTTCGGGTTTCAGGACGTAGGCTTAATCAGCAACGCCATCATTCAAAAACAGTTTGTTGATATCGAGCCGCACACCTTTTCGCCCGAGCAGTTCACCGATTGGAACCCGTTTGTGCAGGAAATTATGCGCACTGGCATTGTGGTGGGCGAGTGGGAATTTACTGCAAAAAAATAGGTGCTTTGGCGTCGACAGCTTAACAATCTGTTGCGTCTGATACCCGACCGTTCTTGGGGCCCCTACGCCGGGCGCTGGGGGCGCTTGGCCAGGATGAGCTGCGTGCGGTAGTCGTAGAGGCTGAGCTCTAGGCCCACGGGGTAGGTGTGGGGGTTGAGGAAGCGGCGCACGGCGGGGTCGAGGCTGGCAACTTCGCGCTGGACGAGGGCGCGGCTTTCGGCCAGGGTGGGCAGGTCTAGCACGCGGCGGCCCTGGCGGAACACGGGCACTAGCAGCTCGCGAA
This genomic stretch from Hymenobacter sp. PAMC 26628 harbors:
- a CDS encoding DUF4126 family protein, yielding MKAKKPKAAKFNKDANWPKPAPTARFWPVLGLAALSGMRTTSGPTFLSHYLSRQARPKGLAKSPLRFLQNATVASTLKGLLGLEFVGDKSPKTGNRTEPQQLGARAASGALVGATLYKARGGNALSGALVGSLGAVASTFLTFWLRKTISERTHTHTSLVGLGEDALVVAGGSAWVAAQAKK
- the lpdA gene encoding dihydrolipoyl dehydrogenase, which produces MNQYDVTVIGSGPGGYVAAIRCAQLGFKTALIEKYPTLGGTCLNVGCIPSKALLDSTEHYHNAHTTFKEHGIELDNLQVNMPQMIDRKTGVVKANVDGIAYLMKKNKIDVLQGLGSFVDKNHISIAPTSGGEAQTIETKNVIIATGSKPTVLPFIQQDKQRIITSTEALNIREVPGSMVVVGGGVIGLELASVYARLGTKVSIVEYTDSIIPTMDLSLGKELKRVLGKIGIQFYMSHKVTGAVRQGDTVTVTATSPKGEEIKLEGDYCLVAVGRSPYTAGLNLEAAGVQMEERGRIKVDAHLQTNVPGIYAIGDVVRGAMLAHKAEEEGTFVAETIAGQKPHINYLLIPGVVYTWPEVAGVGYTEEQLKQDGKAYKVGSFPFKASGRARASMDTDGFVKVLADKTTDEILGVHMIGPRIADLIAEAVTAMEFRASAEDVARMSHAHPTYAEAMKEACLAATENRAIHM
- a CDS encoding HEPN domain-containing protein; translated protein: MTKADHIAYWVNAADQNWQEVGTMFTAGIYVPCLFWAHLTIEKLAKALWVKDNIGDTPPFTHNIARLLADTQLLLTPAQATFVQQLNTFQLEGRYESYTANLRQQATKVFTQTVLQDVTDLRQCLLNQLP
- a CDS encoding nucleotidyltransferase domain-containing protein; amino-acid sequence: MLTQSVALERVKLFAESIRGQHVSLRKVILFGSYARNEQRQFSDIDVALVADEFTGFGFQDVGLISNAIIQKQFVDIEPHTFSPEQFTDWNPFVQEIMRTGIVVGEWEFTAKK